From a single Paenibacillus sp. FSL R5-0345 genomic region:
- a CDS encoding spore maturation protein: MITFIPLYAYTRKVPVYESFVEGAKDGFGTAIAIIPHLVGMLVAISVFRASGALDFLMGFISPALQGLGVPPEVLPLGLLRPLTGTGSLAYTTDLIRVHGPDSLIGMIASTIQGSTDTTLYVLTVYFGAVGVRNGRYALKVGLFSDVVGFVAAIAVCLLLFG; encoded by the coding sequence ATGATTACGTTCATCCCGCTCTATGCTTATACGCGTAAAGTCCCAGTGTATGAGTCGTTTGTTGAAGGGGCAAAGGATGGGTTTGGTACGGCAATCGCGATTATTCCCCATCTCGTGGGGATGCTTGTAGCGATCAGTGTTTTTCGTGCATCGGGTGCACTCGACTTCCTCATGGGATTTATATCTCCTGCTCTGCAAGGGCTTGGCGTCCCTCCAGAAGTACTGCCACTTGGCCTTCTGCGGCCCCTCACAGGGACAGGCTCGCTAGCTTATACCACAGATCTGATTCGCGTTCATGGTCCAGATTCTCTAATCGGCATGATTGCCTCTACCATACAGGGCAGTACGGATACAACACTCTATGTATTAACAGTTTATTTTGGCGCCGTAGGCGTGCGTAACGGCCGCTACGCACTTAAGGTAGGTCTATTCTCCGATGTCGTTGGCTTCGTTGCAGCGATCGCGGTCTGTCTCCTGCTTTTTGGGTAG
- a CDS encoding nucleoside recognition domain-containing protein: MINGIWLGMIIIGFLFAAVNGRMDEFTAAVFDGAKSGVTVSFGLISVLVFWLGIMRIAEDAGLLKKIAKILGPIVSFLFPDVPKGHPAIGYILSNMSANLLGLGNAATPMGIKAMQELQKLNPDKDTATPAMCTLLALNTASITLIPATLIAIRLNYNSADPAGIVGTTLAATAVATLAAIAADRFFRRMTLLRKPPKPPSAKSGSASLAKTSLPNSSLKG, from the coding sequence ATGATTAACGGGATTTGGCTAGGAATGATCATCATCGGTTTTCTGTTCGCCGCCGTTAACGGCAGAATGGATGAATTTACAGCCGCCGTATTCGACGGAGCTAAGAGTGGGGTTACAGTAAGCTTCGGTTTAATAAGTGTGCTTGTATTCTGGCTTGGAATTATGCGGATCGCAGAGGATGCTGGTTTGCTTAAAAAAATAGCCAAGATACTTGGTCCAATTGTATCCTTCCTCTTTCCAGATGTGCCGAAGGGTCATCCTGCGATCGGTTATATCCTCTCCAACATGAGCGCTAACTTGCTTGGACTAGGCAATGCGGCTACACCTATGGGGATCAAGGCGATGCAGGAGTTACAGAAGCTCAATCCTGATAAAGATACGGCAACGCCAGCTATGTGTACCTTGCTTGCGCTTAACACGGCAAGCATTACGCTTATTCCCGCGACATTAATTGCGATTCGATTGAATTACAATTCGGCAGATCCTGCTGGAATAGTAGGCACGACCCTCGCCGCAACAGCTGTGGCGACCCTTGCGGCGATAGCGGCTGACCGATTCTTCCGAAGGATGACATTGCTGCGCAAACCTCCAAAGCCGCCATCAGCAAAGTCTGGTTCTGCCTCATTGGCGAAGACGTCGCTGCCTAATTCTTCTTTGAAAGGGTGA
- a CDS encoding D-alanyl-D-alanine carboxypeptidase family protein, protein MKTITRKFPIALLLSIVLFLLTPLTLIHAENSSISTHARAAALIDVESGRILYSSRGDEPMLIASLTKIMTALVAIENGDLASKVKVGKNAFAKEGSSIYLQQGEEMTLENMLYGLMLRSGNDAATAIAEHIGGSEEGFVYLMNNKAEELGLKNTHFANPHGLDAEGHYSSANDLAVLTAYALHNPVFKQIVKTQEKTADNPNEKWDYKWRNKNKMLYLYEGADGVKTGYTKKALRCLVSSATRNGQQLVAVTINDGDDWNDHASLLNFGFNHYPLRTLIEREDPVSGYDFVTAKKFSYPLGQGEQDRVTTKLVLNQMPAASAKTVRSNFGLQGVLVLNLGDKEIGRVPVYTRESLPPEESAYTKKYSATQAHTYPANNWFQALGSALKALFKLGESSK, encoded by the coding sequence ATGAAGACAATAACCCGTAAATTTCCAATCGCCTTATTACTGAGCATTGTGTTGTTTCTTCTGACACCGCTAACCTTGATCCATGCGGAGAACAGCTCCATATCTACGCATGCAAGGGCAGCAGCGCTGATTGATGTGGAATCCGGGCGTATTCTGTATAGCAGTCGAGGAGATGAGCCTATGCTTATTGCCAGCCTGACTAAAATAATGACCGCCCTCGTCGCTATTGAGAATGGCGATTTAGCATCCAAAGTCAAAGTTGGCAAAAATGCCTTCGCCAAAGAAGGCTCCTCAATTTATTTACAGCAAGGAGAAGAGATGACGCTGGAAAATATGTTGTATGGTCTAATGCTGCGCTCAGGGAATGATGCGGCAACAGCGATTGCTGAACATATTGGCGGATCTGAAGAAGGGTTTGTATACCTGATGAACAATAAGGCTGAAGAGCTAGGATTGAAAAATACTCATTTTGCTAATCCGCATGGTCTTGATGCTGAAGGCCATTATTCGAGTGCTAACGACTTAGCCGTTCTGACGGCTTATGCTCTTCATAATCCTGTATTTAAGCAAATAGTGAAGACGCAGGAGAAAACTGCAGACAATCCAAATGAGAAATGGGATTACAAATGGAGAAACAAGAATAAAATGCTGTATTTATATGAGGGAGCGGACGGTGTAAAGACAGGGTATACCAAAAAAGCGCTACGCTGCCTTGTCAGCTCGGCGACTAGAAACGGTCAGCAGCTTGTCGCAGTGACTATAAATGATGGCGACGACTGGAATGATCATGCTTCACTACTAAACTTCGGGTTTAATCACTATCCGCTAAGGACATTGATCGAACGTGAGGATCCCGTAAGCGGTTATGACTTCGTGACAGCAAAAAAATTTTCCTATCCTCTCGGCCAAGGCGAACAGGATAGAGTGACCACCAAACTTGTCCTAAATCAGATGCCAGCAGCATCAGCTAAAACTGTAAGATCAAACTTTGGACTGCAAGGGGTTCTCGTTCTAAATCTAGGGGACAAAGAAATAGGCCGGGTTCCGGTCTATACACGAGAGTCCTTACCACCTGAGGAATCCGCTTATACTAAAAAATATAGTGCAACTCAAGCACACACTTATCCTGCGAATAATTGGTTTCAGGCTTTAGGAAGTGCACTGAAGGCGTTATTTAAATTGGGGGAAAGCTCCAAGTAA
- the ytfJ gene encoding GerW family sporulation protein, whose protein sequence is MSDHPIQGLMQTAMENIKGMVDVNTIVGDPVQTPDGSIILPISKVAFGFAAGGSDYRVEDSISGSSSQGGVKMLPFGGGSGGGVSIRPIAFLVVGKDGVNIVPLDNQTHLFEKIIDATPGLIDKIQTMFQSSSSSSGQAGSTATQAPQAQASQAPAKPDPSTSQSSTH, encoded by the coding sequence ATGAGCGACCATCCTATTCAGGGCCTAATGCAAACAGCGATGGAAAATATCAAGGGTATGGTAGATGTTAATACGATTGTTGGAGATCCGGTACAAACACCTGACGGTAGTATTATTCTCCCGATTAGTAAAGTGGCCTTTGGATTTGCTGCAGGGGGTAGTGATTATCGAGTAGAGGATTCTATAAGTGGATCCAGCTCCCAAGGCGGTGTCAAAATGCTTCCTTTTGGTGGCGGTAGTGGGGGCGGTGTCTCCATCAGACCAATTGCTTTTCTAGTGGTTGGTAAGGATGGGGTAAACATTGTGCCACTCGACAATCAAACGCATTTGTTCGAAAAAATTATCGATGCCACGCCTGGGCTCATCGACAAAATCCAGACCATGTTCCAAAGCAGCAGCAGTTCTTCAGGTCAAGCTGGGTCAACTGCTACACAAGCACCACAAGCGCAAGCATCACAAGCACCTGCTAAACCCGATCCAAGTACATCCCAATCTTCAACACATTAG
- a CDS encoding DUF2953 domain-containing protein has protein sequence MTLWLGIPLGLLVLAMILVLSSSIDFRIRCYKHDKNDLLELDVKTLFGLIKLHYELPRLVFKGLEQGVIGKFKETGSATTGVDTVKEEQFDKKRFEHWRDNIQLAVKSTRGLKKWFKETVSHVKISKLDWSTDFSLGDAADTAIVSGAVWGLKWSIVGFISQWVKLKYNPRVFVKPVFQDEHSFSMEFVCEGKMSVSYAVYASMKLLLRVLRETGGISKWRKLLKRMRREPHGQSLE, from the coding sequence GTGACGTTATGGCTTGGAATTCCCCTCGGATTGCTGGTGTTGGCAATGATCCTGGTTCTGTCTTCATCTATCGATTTCCGCATCCGGTGCTATAAACATGACAAAAATGATCTGCTCGAGTTAGATGTTAAGACTCTTTTTGGTCTAATCAAACTCCACTATGAACTGCCCCGATTGGTCTTTAAAGGATTGGAGCAAGGTGTGATCGGGAAGTTTAAAGAGACGGGATCCGCGACTACAGGTGTTGATACTGTAAAGGAAGAACAATTCGATAAAAAAAGATTTGAGCACTGGCGGGACAATATACAACTAGCTGTGAAGTCTACACGCGGATTGAAAAAATGGTTTAAGGAAACTGTATCTCATGTCAAAATATCAAAGCTCGACTGGTCCACGGATTTCTCACTTGGTGATGCAGCTGACACTGCCATAGTATCAGGGGCCGTATGGGGATTGAAGTGGAGCATCGTTGGATTTATTTCGCAGTGGGTTAAATTGAAATACAATCCACGAGTGTTTGTGAAGCCTGTTTTTCAAGATGAGCATTCTTTTTCAATGGAGTTCGTATGTGAGGGTAAAATGTCCGTTTCCTATGCCGTATACGCATCAATGAAGCTCCTTCTCCGTGTCTTGAGAGAGACAGGGGGAATCAGTAAATGGAGAAAGTTACTAAAACGGATGCGCAGGGAGCCTCATGGGCAAAGTTTAGAATGA